A region from the Metarhizium brunneum chromosome 7, complete sequence genome encodes:
- the STL1_7 gene encoding Sugar transporter STL1, with the protein MSEAPATPMHPIRGRALHWAVTAASCQAFLLLGYDQGVMSGLIGADNQFGKQFNHPDAGLQGTLTSIYDIGCAVGCLFAFFCGHRIGRRRMIMAGGTIMIVGTVILGSSYSVAQFIVGRIVTGVGNGINSSTVPAYQSEMALSKHRGRLLSAQGTVTIVGLCIAYWMDYGLSFVQSPIQWRLPISFQSFFAICLVLQMIPLPETPRWLCEQDRREDAVKVLTRLQPDAGAPGAAQSLRQSLLEIETAIAIESAGGPFHYRELFTRGKIQNLRRMILCGLVNVQQQFTGANMINYYAPVVYQNVMHLSRNTSLILGGCTAIVYLIGSFIPLWSMDRIGRRLSLMVSAAGLSFCFVMVSILLSIGTQRCAYAATSFVFIFQLFLGIGYLPVPWFYPSEVTTTRIRARGQAFAGFVNWMCVFIVVQITPIAIDNIDWRTFIIFACLCASWIPMVYFFFPETSGLELEDVDHLFENGGITGGVFESRGRPVRPGCHRQQALNIPLKHPV; encoded by the exons ATGTCTGAAGCACCAGCAACTCCGATGCATCCGATTCGCGGCAGGGCCCTGCATTGGGCCGTGACGG ctgccagctgccaagCATTTCTGCTCCTGGGATACGACCAGGGGGTAATGAGTGGTCTCATCGGCGCCGACAACCAGTTTGGCAAACAGTTCAACCACCCCGACGCAGGCCTACAAGGAACCC TGACGTCCATCTACGACATAGGATGCGCCGTCGGCTGtctcttcgccttcttctgcGGCCACCGCATCGGCCGCAGGAGAATGATCATGGCGGGCGGCACCATCATGATTGTAGGCACCGTGATACTCGGCTCCTCATACAGCGTCGCGCAGTTCATCGTCGGACGAATCGTGACGGGCGTTGGAAACggcatcaacagcagcaccGTGCCGGCGTACCAGAGCGAAATGGCGCTGTCCAAACATCGCGGCCGACTGCTCTCGGCCCAGGGGACCGTCACCATTGTCGGGCTGTGCATAGCGTACTGGATGGACTATGGCCTTAGCTTTGTGCAGAGCCCGATCCAGTGGAGGCTGCCCATCAGCTTCCAatccttcttcgccatctGCCTCGTGCTGCAAATGATTCCCCTGCCAGAGACGCCTCGGTGGCTCTGCGAGCAGGACCGCCGCGAGGACGCTGTCAAGGTTCTGACGCGCCTCCAACCCGATGCGGGCGCTCCGGGAGCGGCGCAAAGCCTGCGCCAATCGCTCTTGGAAATCGAAACAGCAATCGCAATCGAGTCGGCCGGAGGCCCATTCCACTACCGCGAACTGTTCACCCGAGGCAAGATACAGAACCTGCGCCGCATGATTCTTTGCGGCCTGGTCAACGTGCAGCAGCAGTTTACGGGAGCAAACATGATTAATTACTACGCGCCTGTAGTCTACCAAAACGTCATGCACCTATCCAGGAACACGTCTCTGATTCTGGGTGGATGCACGGCAATTGTATATCTGATCGGCTCGTTCATTCCACTATGGAGCATGGACCGCATCGGCAGGCGCCTCTCGCTCATGGTCTCGGCCGCCGGGCTCTCGTTTTGTTTCGTCATGGTCTCCATCCTGCTGTCCATCGGCACGCAGCGCTGCGCATACGCAGCCACGTCCTTTGTTTTCATCTTTCAACTCTTCCTGGGCATCGGCTATCTGCCCGTCCCTTG GTTCTACCCGAGCgaggtgacgacgacgcgaATCCGTGCGCGCGGCCAGGCCTTTGCCGGCTTCGTCAATTGGATGTGCGTTT TCATTGTAGTCCAGATCACACCTATTGCTATTGATAATATTGACTGGCGGACATTCATCATCTTTGCATGCTTATGTGCATCCTGG ATACCCATGGTGTACTTCTTTTTCCCCGAAACCAGCGGCCTCGAATTGGAAGACGTCGACCACCTGTTTGAGAATGGCGGCATCACCGGCGGCGTTTTTGAGTCCAGGGGGAGGCCAGTACGGCCAGGTTGTCACCGACAACAGGCATTGAATATTCCATTGAAGCATCCCGTGTAA